In one Pseudanabaenaceae cyanobacterium SKYG29 genomic region, the following are encoded:
- a CDS encoding ribose-phosphate pyrophosphokinase, with product MPRCTHQFPADRRHEDKLRLFSGSANIPLAQEIARYLGMGLGPMVRKTFADGEIYVQVQESIRGCDVYLIQPTCRPVNDHLTELLIMIDACRRASARQITAVLPYYGYGRADRKTAGREAITAKLVANIIVEAGANRILAMDLHSAQIQGYFDIPCDHVYGAPVILSYLQEKQLEDVVVVSPDVGGVARARAFAKKLNDAPIAIVDKRRQNHNEAEVVNIVGDVRGKTAIIVDDMIDTAGTIFEGAKLLLEHGAKEIYACATHAVFSEPAYERLASGVFQEVIVTNTIPVPEEKRFPQLKILSVANLLGETIWRVHEDSSVSVMFR from the coding sequence ATACCTAGATGCACCCATCAGTTCCCTGCTGATCGACGGCACGAGGACAAGTTAAGGCTGTTTTCTGGTTCGGCTAACATTCCCCTGGCACAGGAGATTGCCCGCTATTTGGGCATGGGTTTGGGTCCTATGGTGCGGAAGACCTTTGCTGATGGTGAAATTTATGTACAGGTACAGGAATCCATTCGTGGTTGCGATGTTTATTTAATTCAACCCACCTGTCGCCCTGTCAATGACCACCTCACAGAACTCCTGATTATGATTGATGCCTGTCGGCGTGCTTCGGCACGGCAAATTACAGCAGTGCTACCCTACTATGGCTATGGGCGAGCCGATCGGAAAACTGCAGGGCGGGAAGCGATTACCGCTAAGCTAGTAGCGAACATTATTGTAGAAGCGGGGGCAAATCGTATTCTAGCCATGGATTTACATTCAGCCCAGATTCAGGGCTACTTTGATATCCCCTGTGACCATGTTTACGGGGCCCCTGTGATTCTCAGCTATCTGCAGGAGAAACAGCTGGAAGATGTAGTGGTGGTGTCGCCGGATGTGGGGGGGGTAGCGAGAGCAAGGGCATTTGCTAAAAAACTCAATGATGCTCCTATTGCCATTGTGGACAAACGCCGCCAAAACCACAATGAGGCAGAAGTGGTCAATATTGTAGGGGATGTGCGGGGGAAAACCGCAATTATCGTGGATGATATGATTGATACAGCAGGGACGATTTTTGAAGGGGCAAAACTTCTGTTAGAGCACGGAGCTAAGGAAATTTATGCCTGTGCTACTCACGCAGTTTTCTCGGAGCCTGCCTATGAACGTCTTGCCAGTGGTGTCTTTCAGGAAGTAATTGTGACCAATACTATCCCTGTGCCTGAGGAAAAACGGTTTCCCCAGTTGAAAATCCTGTCAGTGGCTAATTTGCTAGGAGAAACTATTTGGCGGGTGCACGAGGATTCCTCTGTCAGTGTCATGTTTCGTTGA
- a CDS encoding COX15/CtaA family protein — translation MTRTLPLVRDGSWLRNYALVMAGLTLALMAVGSTTRVMNAGLACPDWPLCYGEVVPLTQMNWQVFWEWFHRVIASGVGLLTIGFAVCSWWYRQSLPRWVPWSGVLAVAVVVWQGILGGLTVTELLRFDIVTAHLATGMAFWALWLAIGLGMQPIAAFGGAERLALVGAVSTALVYGQSVLGALVASQWALHQCLANSALCQVMHNHLWGVVPAAVGASLLPIWVWRTPDAPAIVHRLAQTIGVLIPGQILVGVATYQLQLSVPVVTVLHQTGAALLFGACWAVAVLAIRGRKA, via the coding sequence ATGACAAGAACTCTACCCCTAGTAAGGGATGGTAGCTGGCTAAGGAATTACGCCTTGGTGATGGCAGGGCTAACTTTGGCTTTGATGGCTGTGGGCAGTACTACCAGGGTGATGAATGCGGGACTGGCTTGCCCTGATTGGCCTCTCTGTTATGGCGAGGTTGTCCCCCTTACCCAGATGAACTGGCAAGTGTTTTGGGAATGGTTTCACCGTGTGATTGCCAGTGGCGTGGGATTACTCACGATCGGGTTTGCTGTCTGTAGCTGGTGGTATCGGCAGAGTTTGCCTAGGTGGGTGCCCTGGAGTGGGGTTTTAGCGGTAGCAGTGGTGGTTTGGCAAGGTATTTTGGGGGGATTGACAGTTACGGAATTGTTGCGCTTTGACATTGTGACGGCTCACTTGGCAACAGGCATGGCTTTTTGGGCTTTGTGGTTGGCGATCGGCTTGGGTATGCAGCCGATAGCTGCCTTTGGGGGAGCAGAGCGCTTGGCTTTGGTAGGGGCAGTCTCCACTGCTCTGGTCTATGGGCAGAGTGTGTTGGGTGCTTTGGTGGCTTCCCAATGGGCTTTACACCAATGTCTGGCTAACAGTGCTCTCTGTCAGGTCATGCACAATCACTTGTGGGGGGTAGTGCCTGCCGCGGTGGGGGCAAGTCTCTTACCGATTTGGGTGTGGCGGACTCCTGATGCTCCTGCCATAGTTCATCGCTTAGCACAAACGATCGGAGTTCTCATTCCTGGGCAGATTCTGGTGGGGGTGGCAACTTATCAATTACAGTTATCGGTACCAGTGGTGACGGTATTGCATCAGACGGGAGCAGCCCTCCTATTTGGTGCTTGTTGGGCAGTAGCGGTTTTGGCAATCAGAGGAAGGAAAGCATGA
- a CDS encoding heme o synthase, with translation MTNLLGYSSFLGWRQTIYDYLQLTKPRIISLLLITTAGAMEIAGRGQVNPWLLLVTLVGGALAAGAANTINCIYDSDIDYLMERTRWRPIPAGKITPRQALVFALALAATSFLLLAVFANLLAACLAMAGIVTYVGVYTLWLKRSHPQNIVIGGAAGAIPPLVGWAAVTGSLDWTAWVLFAIIFVWTPPHFWALSMMIEEEYARVGVPMLPVVKGKIATAWQILFYILLLIPISLLLVVPLGVMGAIYCGAALVLGLTFAAKGWRLLEKPHDRQLSVDVFKYSIVYMGCLCGAMALDAIPFLHRSVL, from the coding sequence ATGACAAATTTGTTGGGCTATAGTTCTTTCCTGGGGTGGAGACAGACTATCTACGATTATTTGCAGCTGACCAAGCCCCGTATTATCTCGCTGTTATTGATTACCACAGCGGGGGCGATGGAGATTGCCGGACGGGGACAAGTCAATCCCTGGCTACTATTGGTAACTCTGGTGGGGGGAGCGTTAGCGGCAGGGGCTGCTAATACTATCAACTGTATCTATGACAGCGACATCGACTATTTAATGGAACGCACCCGTTGGCGACCAATTCCTGCAGGCAAAATTACACCCCGCCAGGCTTTGGTGTTTGCTCTCGCTTTAGCGGCTACCTCTTTCCTGCTGTTGGCAGTTTTTGCTAATCTCCTGGCGGCTTGCCTGGCTATGGCAGGGATTGTCACCTACGTAGGGGTCTATACTCTATGGTTAAAACGTTCCCATCCCCAGAATATTGTCATTGGGGGGGCAGCCGGAGCAATTCCACCGTTGGTGGGTTGGGCAGCAGTGACAGGTAGCTTGGATTGGACGGCATGGGTGTTATTTGCCATTATTTTTGTGTGGACTCCTCCCCACTTCTGGGCGCTCTCTATGATGATTGAGGAGGAATATGCGCGGGTAGGTGTGCCCATGCTGCCTGTGGTAAAGGGGAAAATAGCTACCGCTTGGCAAATTTTGTTCTATATCTTGCTGTTAATTCCTATCAGTCTCTTGTTGGTAGTGCCCCTGGGAGTGATGGGAGCTATCTACTGTGGAGCAGCTCTGGTTTTGGGTTTAACTTTTGCGGCTAAAGGGTGGCGCTTGCTAGAAAAACCCCACGATCGCCAGCTATCTGTGGATGTCTTCAAATACTCGATCGTGTACATGGGTTGTCTGTGCGGTGCTATGGCGTTAGATGCTATTCCCTTCTTACACCGATCGGTTTTATGA
- a CDS encoding UDP-glucose/GDP-mannose dehydrogenase family protein: MRVCVIGTGYVGLVTGACLAYMGNEVVCVDNNEAKVEVLRAGRCPIHEPGLPEILQQVLAQGLITFTTDIGAGVSQAEIIFIAVGTPPLPDGQTDLRYVEAVARSLGKYLDSNYRIIVNKSTVPIGSGDWVRMVILDAMQAAANPHPPNFDIISNPEFLREGSAVYDTFNPDRIVLGGSSPTAIAKMQTLYQGIIDRTYAAAKTLPPVPVVITDISSAEMIKYAANAFLAVKISFINEIANICDRVGADVQEVARGIGLDSRIGQKFLQAGVGWGGSCFGKDVAALIHTAADYGYTAEILQAAVKVNQQQRLLVIEKLQQVLKILKGKTIGLLGLTFKPHTDDMRDAPSLTIIEQLHRLGAKVKAYDPIVSQSGLRDGIAHVAVETDVERLADGCDALVLVTDWPHFQNLDYPTLATLMHQPIFIDGRNYLDRSRLEAAGFKYIGIGR; this comes from the coding sequence ATGCGGGTCTGTGTGATTGGTACGGGGTATGTGGGCTTGGTGACGGGGGCTTGCCTGGCTTACATGGGCAATGAGGTGGTCTGTGTTGATAACAATGAAGCAAAGGTAGAAGTCTTGCGAGCAGGTCGCTGCCCTATCCACGAACCAGGGTTACCGGAAATCCTGCAACAGGTCTTAGCCCAAGGGTTAATTACTTTCACTACAGACATTGGTGCGGGAGTTAGTCAGGCAGAAATCATCTTTATTGCGGTAGGCACGCCCCCCCTACCCGATGGACAGACAGATTTGCGCTATGTGGAAGCAGTTGCCCGCAGTTTGGGCAAGTATCTCGATAGTAACTACCGCATCATTGTCAATAAATCAACTGTCCCGATTGGTTCTGGGGATTGGGTGCGCATGGTGATTCTAGATGCAATGCAGGCAGCTGCCAACCCTCACCCCCCCAACTTCGACATCATCAGTAACCCCGAATTTTTGCGGGAAGGCTCCGCCGTCTATGACACTTTTAATCCCGATCGGATTGTCCTGGGTGGCAGTTCCCCCACAGCGATTGCCAAGATGCAGACCCTCTATCAAGGTATTATCGATCGTACCTATGCTGCTGCTAAAACTTTACCCCCTGTGCCTGTAGTGATTACTGATATTAGTTCGGCAGAGATGATCAAATATGCGGCTAACGCTTTCCTGGCAGTAAAAATTAGTTTCATCAATGAGATAGCCAACATTTGCGATCGGGTAGGGGCAGATGTCCAGGAAGTGGCAAGGGGGATTGGCTTAGACAGTCGCATTGGTCAGAAGTTTCTTCAGGCGGGGGTAGGTTGGGGTGGCTCCTGTTTCGGCAAGGATGTGGCAGCTCTTATTCACACAGCGGCAGACTACGGCTATACGGCAGAAATTTTGCAGGCAGCGGTCAAAGTCAACCAGCAACAGCGCCTATTGGTGATTGAAAAATTGCAGCAGGTGTTAAAAATTCTCAAGGGGAAAACGATCGGGCTTTTGGGTCTCACGTTCAAACCCCACACCGACGACATGCGGGATGCCCCCTCTCTCACTATCATTGAGCAGTTGCATAGATTAGGAGCAAAAGTAAAAGCCTATGACCCGATCGTGTCCCAGTCAGGCTTAAGGGATGGCATTGCCCACGTAGCAGTGGAAACCGATGTGGAACGCCTGGCCGATGGTTGTGATGCTTTGGTTTTGGTCACCGACTGGCCCCACTTCCAAAACTTGGACTATCCTACCCTCGCTACCCTTATGCATCAGCCCATATTTATTGACGGTAGAAACTACCTCGATCGGAGTCGCCTGGAAGCCGCCGGCTTCAAATACATCGGCATTGGGCGTTAA
- a CDS encoding 4-hydroxy-3-methylbut-2-enyl diphosphate reductase, with translation METSHIDTQSWRRELQKSELYHRRGFGHTEEAEAQLVSEYQSSLIQQIRQQNYQYTEGRVTIHLAEAFGFCWGVERAVAMAYETRSQFPHHKIWITNEIIHNPLVNARLREMAVEFIPVVNGVKDFSVVQKGEVVILPAFGASYQEISYLQTVGAIIVDTTCPWVSKVWNRVEKHKKADFTSIIHGKYNHEETIATSSYAKRYLIVLNLSEAEYVANYILQGGDREEFLRKFAKAMSSGFDPDRDLERIGVANQTTMLKSETEAIGKLFERTMMQKYGVENLNEHFLAFNTICDATQERQDAMVKLLEHDLDLMIVIGGFNSSNTTHLQEMAKEKGLASFHIDGAHRLLSRSEIEHKPLHKDVVRTKGWLPTGNIQVGVTSGASTPDRVVEEVILRLLELANT, from the coding sequence ATGGAAACTTCTCACATCGATACTCAGTCTTGGCGCAGGGAGCTACAAAAGTCCGAGCTTTACCACCGTCGTGGTTTTGGGCATACAGAAGAAGCAGAAGCCCAGCTGGTCTCGGAGTATCAGAGCTCCTTAATTCAACAAATTCGCCAGCAAAACTATCAATACACAGAGGGAAGAGTGACAATTCACTTAGCCGAAGCTTTTGGCTTTTGTTGGGGTGTAGAAAGGGCGGTGGCTATGGCCTATGAAACGCGCAGTCAGTTCCCCCATCATAAAATTTGGATTACGAACGAGATTATCCACAATCCCCTAGTGAATGCCCGTCTACGGGAGATGGCAGTGGAGTTCATTCCTGTAGTTAATGGGGTGAAGGATTTTTCCGTGGTACAAAAAGGGGAAGTAGTAATCCTACCTGCTTTTGGTGCTAGCTATCAGGAAATTTCTTACTTGCAAACTGTGGGTGCCATCATTGTCGATACAACTTGCCCCTGGGTGTCTAAGGTGTGGAATCGGGTAGAAAAGCACAAAAAGGCTGATTTCACTTCTATCATTCATGGTAAATACAACCACGAAGAAACGATCGCTACTAGCTCCTATGCCAAGCGTTATTTGATTGTCTTGAATTTGTCGGAGGCAGAGTATGTGGCAAATTATATTTTGCAGGGCGGCGATCGGGAGGAATTTTTACGTAAATTTGCTAAAGCTATGTCCTCCGGGTTTGACCCCGATCGGGATTTAGAGCGAATTGGTGTGGCAAATCAAACCACTATGCTCAAAAGTGAGACGGAAGCGATCGGGAAGTTGTTTGAACGGACAATGATGCAAAAGTACGGGGTGGAAAATTTGAATGAGCACTTCTTGGCTTTTAATACCATCTGTGATGCTACCCAGGAGCGCCAGGATGCCATGGTCAAACTGTTGGAACATGACCTGGATTTGATGATTGTCATTGGTGGGTTTAATTCCTCCAACACTACTCACCTGCAGGAGATGGCCAAGGAGAAGGGGTTAGCTTCTTTCCACATTGATGGTGCCCACCGCTTACTCTCCCGCTCAGAAATTGAACATAAACCCCTCCACAAAGATGTAGTCCGCACTAAGGGTTGGTTACCTACTGGCAATATTCAAGTCGGTGTCACTTCAGGGGCTTCTACACCCGATCGGGTTGTGGAAGAGGTAATCCTTCGTTTGTTGGAGCTGGCTAATACTTAA
- the modA gene encoding molybdate ABC transporter substrate-binding protein, which produces MGSRRLHFLILVCLTLTVAGGMPAIGKKLVKEATQAKRPVTIVVSAAADLNYVFPEIGKLWEQETGNKVVFNLGSTGQLAQQIERGAPVDLFAAANKKFVQDLDKKGLVHSETKALYGVGRITIWQRQDANYDLKTVRDLMDPQIKRVAIANPDHAPYGVAAREALKAVGIWDSIQPKLVLGENVRQTQQYAETGNVDAAIVALSISVNRPGKWVLIPDNLHQPLEQMLVVPKSARHPELAKQFAAFINGPKGRPLMRKYGFILPGEEPIR; this is translated from the coding sequence ATGGGAAGCAGGCGATTGCACTTTTTAATTCTAGTATGCTTGACCTTAACTGTAGCAGGGGGAATGCCAGCGATCGGTAAGAAGCTAGTTAAGGAGGCTACCCAAGCTAAGCGACCTGTTACAATTGTTGTATCGGCAGCAGCAGATTTGAACTATGTCTTTCCTGAAATTGGTAAGTTGTGGGAGCAAGAAACGGGTAACAAAGTTGTATTCAATCTAGGTTCGACAGGACAATTAGCACAGCAGATTGAGCGGGGTGCACCCGTCGATTTATTTGCCGCTGCTAACAAAAAATTTGTGCAAGATTTAGACAAAAAAGGTCTTGTACACTCTGAGACAAAGGCTTTATACGGTGTAGGCAGGATTACGATTTGGCAACGGCAGGATGCTAACTATGACCTCAAAACCGTTAGGGATTTGATGGACCCCCAAATTAAACGGGTGGCAATTGCTAATCCTGACCATGCTCCCTATGGTGTAGCGGCTAGGGAAGCTCTAAAAGCAGTGGGCATTTGGGACAGTATCCAACCCAAACTGGTACTGGGAGAAAATGTTCGCCAGACGCAACAGTATGCGGAAACGGGGAACGTAGATGCAGCAATTGTGGCTCTTTCCATTAGTGTGAATCGACCTGGCAAGTGGGTGCTAATTCCTGATAACTTACATCAGCCCCTAGAGCAAATGTTAGTGGTGCCCAAAAGCGCCCGCCACCCTGAGTTAGCCAAACAATTTGCTGCTTTCATTAACGGACCGAAAGGTAGACCCCTGATGCGCAAGTACGGTTTCATTTTGCCTGGGGAGGAACCAATCCGATGA